The Helianthus annuus cultivar XRQ/B chromosome 16, HanXRQr2.0-SUNRISE, whole genome shotgun sequence genome includes a window with the following:
- the LOC110917295 gene encoding polycystic kidney disease protein 1-like 3, with product MARSIVCHVTLFVVVILLAVGEAATPPGIANNPSQATCKDPSYKQCYNLVHVCPKFCDNGCTVHCQSCKPICIGSTTPSPPELEPPPSSPPAISPPSPTTPTPSTHAYSPPPYSPPPTTPSPPTPSSPPPTTPSPPTPSSPPPTTPSPPTPSSPPPIVPSPPTPSSPPPTTPSPPIDSTPPTPSSPPPTTPSPPTDSTPPTPTPSSPPPTTPSTPPTPSSPPPTTPSPPTDSTPPTPSSPPPTTPSPPTESTPPTPSSPSPKTPSPPTPSPSTPPSPPTPTPSPSPPTWFPTPPPQPKKAKCKNSNYPQCYATEHVCPASCPNQCTVDCVTCKPVCTCDMPGAVCQDPRFIGADGITFYFHGKKDKDFCLVADNNLHINGHFIGKRNKNMGRDFTWVQSIGVLFDNHKLQINAQKTSNWNDDNDHISITFDGETIFLPKIEGSKWQSSSTSISRIQDTNNIVVEVENLFKITAKVVPITTEESRIHNYGITDDDCFAHLDLKFKFFSLSDEVDGVLGQTYRSDYVSKVKMGVLMPVMGGDNKFVSANLFAADCSVAKFKGSSHENGSSLNLELPSLMCQSGLSGRGVVCKR from the exons ATGGCTCGGTCAATCGTTTGTCATGTTACGTTGTTTGTGGTGGTGATATTGTTGGCAGTTGGTGAGGCGGCAACCCCACCTGGAATTGCTAACAACCCAAGCCAAGCAACTTGTAAAGACCCGTCGTACAAACAATGTTACAACTTGGTGCATGTTTGTCCTAAGTTTTGTGATAATGGGTGTACCGTTCACTGTCAGTCATGCAAACCTATTTGTATTGGCTCCACTACACCATCACCGCCTGAATTAGAACCCCCACCATCTTCACCTCCCGCCATTAGTCCGCCATCTCCAACCACTCCCACACCATCAACACATGCTTACTCACCGCCTCCATACTCACCACCTCCCACCACTCCTTCACCACCAACTCCGTCATCACCACCTCCCACCACTCCTTCACCGCCAACTCCGTCATCACCACCTCCCACCACTCCTTCACCTCCAACTCCGTCATCACCACCTCCAATCGTCCCTTCACCTCcaacaccatcatcaccacctccTACCACCCCTTCACCTCCAATAGACTCAACACCACCAACGCCATCCTCACCACCTCCTACCACCCCTTCACCTCCAACAGACTCAACACCACCAACCCCAACCCCATCCTCACCGCCtcccaccaccccttcaacaccACCAACCCCATCCTCACCACCTCCTACCACCCCTTCACCTCCAACAGATTCCACACCCCCAACTCCTTCCTCACCACCACCTACCACCCCTTCTCCACCAACAGAGTCCACTCCTCCAACACCGTCCTCACCATCTCCCAAAACACCTTCACCACCGACACCATCCCCATCAACTCCTCCATCACCGCCTACCCCCACACCTTCTCCATCACCTCCTACATGGTTCCCTACTCCACCACCTCAACCAAAGAAAGCCAAGTGCAAAAACAGCAACTATCCCCAATGTTATGCCACTGAGCATGTTTGCCCTGCTTCTTGTCCTAATCAATGTACCGTTGATTGTGTTACATGCAAGCCAGTTTGTA CTTGCGACATGCCTGGAGCAGTTTGCCAGGATCCTCGTTTCATTGGTGCTGATGGCATCACTTTCTATTTCCATGGAAAGAAGGATAAAGATTTTTGCCTTGTTGCCGATAACAATCTACACATTAATGGCCACTTCATTGGCAAGCGAAACAAAAACATGGGCCGGGATTTTACCTGGGTTCAATCCATTGGGGTTCTTTTTGACAACCACAAACTACAAATCAATGCTCAAAAAACCTCCAACTGGAATGACGACAATGATCATATCTCCATCACATTTGATGGGGAAACTATCTTTCTACCTAAAATCGAAGGTTCCAAATGGCAGTCTTCCTCAACTTCAATCAGTCGGATTCAAGATACCAACAACATCGTTGTTGAAGTTGAAAACCTGTTCAAGATCACTGCTAAAGTGGTTCCAATAACAACGGAAGAATCAAGGATCCATAACTATGGTATAACCGACGATGACTGCTTTGCGCATCTTGATCTCAAGTTCAAGTTCTTTTCATTAAGTGATGAAGTGGACGGGGTGTTGGGACAGACTTACAGGAGTGACTATGTGAGCAAGGTGAAAATGGGCGTGTTAATGCCTGTGATGGGTGGGGATAACAAATTTGTGAGTGCAAATTTGTTTGCGGCTGATTGTTCTGTCGCTAAGTTTAAGGGCAGCAGCCATGAAAACGGTTCCTCTTTGAACTTGGAATTGCCAAGCCTGATGTGTCAAAGTGGTTTAAGCGGACGAGGGGTCGTATGCAAGAGATAG